The proteins below come from a single Asanoa ferruginea genomic window:
- a CDS encoding YlxR family protein, which yields MTARRARPVRTCVGCRQRVSADELLRFVAVGDGDHYRLRPDPTRRLPGRGAHVHPDPACLALACKRHAFGRALRKVGVADTGELAGHIHASTTTPDHPRLGGCRSSKVGRPT from the coding sequence ATGACGGCTCGACGTGCGCGGCCGGTGCGCACCTGTGTGGGTTGCCGGCAACGTGTGTCAGCCGACGAGCTACTGCGGTTCGTCGCGGTCGGCGACGGAGATCATTACCGACTTCGACCCGATCCGACTCGCAGACTGCCGGGGAGGGGCGCGCACGTGCACCCCGATCCGGCTTGCCTCGCGCTAGCGTGCAAACGCCATGCCTTCGGGCGGGCGCTACGTAAAGTTGGTGTCGCAGACACCGGCGAGCTGGCCGGGCACATCCACGCGTCAACCACTACGCCCGATCATCCGAGACTGGGCGGGTGTCGCAGCAGCAAGGTAGGACGACCGACATGA
- the infB gene encoding translation initiation factor IF-2, whose amino-acid sequence MAGKARVHELAKELGVDSKTVLAKLKEMGEFVKSASSTVEAPVARRLRGAFVEGSAPAAPSAPATNGRSGGSAAPDEPRVSAKPAPPRRPTAPAPAGSPAARPKGPIPGPPPPATPVAKPASAHDIEVAAAEQRAAQLKAEQQATVKAAQEARAQEREQVRREPPADGNAQTRPRPGPGSVPPRPGSPAARPAPGAGSGAPGGGAPRPGPGRPPGRSGGNNPFGITPGGGGNRPAGPGSGQRPSPGSMPPRPSPASMPPRPSPASMPTQRPGRPAGGGPGRPGGPGGGAGRPGGGGGGGGYRGGPGGGAGGGGGYRGGPGGGAGGGGGYRGGPGGGAGGGGYRGGPGGGGGPAGAGAPGRPGGGGRGRGGGAAGAFGRPGGKPTRGRKSKKQRRQEFDNLSAPTMSSGAPRGSGQIVRLSRGASLSDFADRIEANPGSLVQEMFNLGEMVTATQSCSDETLLLLGEHLGFDVQIVSPEDEDRELLAQFNIDLDAEVAEDRLVSRPPVVTVMGHVDHGKTKLLDAIRKANVVEGEAGGITQHIGAYQVHVAHDGGERAITFLDTPGHEAFTAMRARGAQVTDIVILVVAADDGVMPQTIEALNHAKAADVPIVVAVNKIDKPDANPDKVRQQLTEYGLVAEEYGGDTMFVNVAAKPGIGVEELLEAVILTADASLELTAPIDGPAQGVAIEAHLDKGRGAVATVLVQKGTLRAGDSIVAGGAHGRVRAMFDENGTAVIEAGPARPVLVLGLTAVPGAGDTFLAAEDDRTVRQIAEQRQARRRAASFANSRGRATLETLMEQLKEGEKTSLNLVLKGDVSGSVEALEDALFKLDIPEEIQLRIIHRGVGAITESDVMLASASSEAVTIIGFNVRASNKVRETADREGVEIRYYTVIYQAIEEIDAALKGLLKPEYEEVELGSAEVREVFRSSKVGMIAGCIVRSGLLRRNAKARLLRDGAVVADNVTISSLKRFKDDATEVREGFECGLTLAGYNNLQVGDIIETFEMREKPR is encoded by the coding sequence GTGGCAGGCAAGGCCCGCGTACACGAGCTTGCAAAAGAGCTCGGGGTCGACAGCAAGACCGTTCTCGCCAAGCTCAAAGAGATGGGCGAGTTCGTCAAGTCCGCGTCGAGCACGGTGGAGGCTCCTGTAGCCCGCCGGCTCCGTGGCGCGTTCGTGGAGGGTTCCGCACCAGCGGCGCCGTCCGCGCCGGCGACCAACGGCCGGAGTGGCGGCAGCGCCGCTCCCGATGAGCCGAGGGTGTCGGCCAAGCCCGCGCCGCCGCGCCGTCCGACGGCACCGGCTCCCGCCGGTTCCCCGGCGGCCCGGCCCAAGGGTCCGATCCCGGGTCCGCCGCCGCCGGCCACGCCGGTGGCCAAGCCGGCGAGCGCGCACGACATCGAAGTGGCCGCTGCCGAGCAGCGTGCCGCGCAACTCAAGGCTGAGCAGCAGGCGACCGTCAAGGCCGCGCAGGAGGCCCGCGCCCAGGAGCGCGAGCAGGTCCGGCGTGAGCCCCCGGCCGACGGCAACGCGCAGACCCGGCCCCGTCCGGGTCCGGGCAGCGTTCCGCCGCGGCCCGGTTCGCCGGCTGCGCGTCCCGCCCCCGGTGCCGGTTCCGGTGCCCCGGGTGGCGGCGCACCGCGTCCCGGTCCCGGCCGTCCGCCGGGCCGCAGCGGCGGCAACAACCCGTTCGGCATCACCCCTGGTGGTGGCGGCAACCGACCGGCCGGTCCCGGCAGCGGTCAGCGGCCCAGCCCCGGCTCGATGCCGCCGCGGCCCAGCCCGGCGTCCATGCCGCCGCGGCCTAGCCCGGCGTCCATGCCGACGCAGCGTCCCGGCCGTCCGGCCGGCGGCGGTCCCGGTCGTCCCGGCGGTCCCGGTGGCGGCGCAGGTCGTCCCGGTGGCGGTGGCGGCGGCGGTGGTTACCGCGGCGGTCCCGGTGGCGGTGCTGGTGGCGGCGGCGGTTACCGCGGCGGTCCCGGTGGCGGTGCTGGCGGCGGTGGCGGTTACCGCGGCGGCCCCGGTGGCGGTGCCGGCGGCGGTGGCTACCGTGGTGGCCCCGGTGGCGGCGGCGGTCCGGCTGGTGCCGGTGCGCCGGGTCGTCCCGGTGGTGGCGGTCGCGGTCGCGGCGGCGGTGCCGCGGGTGCCTTCGGGCGTCCGGGTGGCAAGCCGACCCGTGGTCGCAAGTCGAAGAAGCAGCGGCGTCAAGAGTTCGACAACCTGTCCGCTCCGACGATGAGCTCGGGTGCCCCGCGGGGCAGTGGGCAGATCGTCCGGCTGTCGCGCGGTGCGTCGCTCTCCGATTTCGCCGACCGCATCGAGGCCAACCCGGGTTCGCTGGTCCAGGAGATGTTCAACCTGGGCGAGATGGTGACGGCGACGCAGTCGTGCTCCGACGAGACGCTGCTGCTGCTCGGCGAGCACCTCGGCTTCGACGTGCAGATCGTCAGCCCGGAAGACGAAGACCGCGAGCTGCTGGCCCAGTTCAACATCGACCTCGACGCCGAGGTCGCGGAGGACCGCCTGGTCAGCCGGCCGCCGGTGGTGACCGTCATGGGTCACGTCGACCACGGCAAGACCAAGCTGCTCGACGCGATCCGCAAGGCCAACGTCGTCGAGGGCGAGGCCGGTGGCATCACCCAGCACATCGGTGCCTACCAGGTGCACGTCGCGCACGACGGCGGCGAGCGGGCGATCACGTTCCTCGACACACCGGGCCACGAGGCGTTCACCGCCATGCGTGCCCGTGGTGCCCAGGTCACCGACATCGTCATCCTGGTGGTCGCGGCCGACGACGGCGTGATGCCGCAGACGATCGAGGCGCTCAACCACGCCAAGGCGGCTGACGTGCCGATCGTGGTCGCGGTCAACAAGATCGACAAGCCCGACGCCAACCCCGACAAGGTCCGCCAGCAGCTGACCGAATACGGGCTGGTCGCCGAGGAATACGGCGGCGACACGATGTTCGTCAACGTCGCGGCCAAGCCGGGCATCGGCGTCGAGGAACTGCTCGAGGCCGTCATCCTGACCGCCGACGCGTCGCTGGAGCTGACCGCTCCGATCGACGGGCCGGCGCAGGGTGTCGCGATCGAGGCCCACCTCGACAAGGGTCGCGGTGCGGTGGCGACCGTCCTCGTGCAGAAGGGCACGCTGCGCGCCGGTGACTCCATCGTCGCCGGTGGGGCACACGGCCGGGTGCGGGCGATGTTCGACGAGAACGGCACGGCAGTCATCGAGGCGGGTCCGGCGCGTCCGGTCCTGGTGCTCGGTCTGACCGCGGTGCCGGGTGCGGGCGACACGTTCCTGGCGGCCGAAGACGACCGCACGGTTCGGCAGATCGCCGAGCAGCGGCAGGCACGGCGGCGTGCGGCGAGCTTCGCCAACTCGCGCGGCCGGGCCACCCTCGAGACGCTCATGGAGCAGCTCAAGGAGGGCGAGAAGACCTCGCTCAACCTGGTGCTCAAGGGCGATGTCTCGGGTTCGGTCGAGGCTCTCGAAGACGCGCTGTTCAAGCTCGACATTCCGGAGGAGATCCAGCTTCGGATCATCCACCGGGGCGTCGGCGCGATCACCGAAAGCGACGTCATGCTGGCCAGCGCCTCGTCCGAGGCCGTCACGATCATCGGCTTCAACGTGCGGGCGTCCAACAAGGTCCGCGAGACAGCCGACCGCGAGGGTGTGGAGATCCGTTACTACACGGTCATCTACCAGGCCATCGAGGAGATCGACGCGGCGCTCAAGGGCTTGCTCAAGCCCGAATACGAGGAGGTCGAGCTCGGCTCGGCGGAGGTCCGCGAGGTCTTCCGCTCGTCGAAGGTCGGCATGATCGCGGGTTGCATCGTGCGGTCCGGGCTGTTGCGCCGCAACGCCAAGGCGCGCCTGCTCCGCGACGGCGCGGTCGTGGCCGACAACGTCACGATCAGCTCGCTCAAGCGGTTCAAGGACGACGCGACCGAGGTGCGTGAGGGCTTCGAGTGTGGTCTGACCCTGGCCGGTTACAACAACCTCCAGGTCGGCGACATCATCGAGACCTTCGAGATGCGCGAGAAGCCGCGCTGA
- a CDS encoding DUF503 domain-containing protein: protein MYTGTAVFDVLLPGDSRSLKAKRSYVRPIVAALRRFEVAVAEVGALDLVGRAEIGVAVVAPDAGQVARVLDSCEHLMAGRPEIELLSAKRRTHGGDD from the coding sequence ATGTACACGGGAACAGCGGTATTCGACGTGCTTCTGCCGGGCGACTCACGGTCGCTCAAGGCCAAGCGTTCATATGTCCGACCGATCGTTGCGGCGCTGCGGCGCTTCGAGGTCGCCGTCGCCGAAGTCGGCGCCCTCGACCTCGTCGGGCGGGCCGAGATCGGGGTGGCCGTGGTCGCCCCCGACGCCGGTCAGGTGGCCCGGGTGCTCGACTCCTGCGAGCACCTGATGGCCGGCCGACCGGAGATCGAGTTGCTGTCCGCGAAGCGCCGGACGCATGGCGGAGATGACTGA
- the rbfA gene encoding 30S ribosome-binding factor RbfA, with product MTDPAKVRKHAERVRELVASVVRTQIKDPRLGMITITDSRITADLRDATVYYTVLGDAAAQAGTAAALESAKGVLRSTVGKALGLRHSPTLTFIHDDVQDQAKHIDEVLERARNADAEVQRLAAGATYAGDAQPYKLDDDDDEDDDEVANDAPIEERS from the coding sequence ATGACGGACCCGGCCAAGGTGCGCAAGCACGCGGAACGCGTGCGGGAGCTGGTGGCTTCGGTGGTGCGCACCCAGATCAAGGACCCACGGCTCGGCATGATCACGATCACCGACTCCCGGATCACCGCTGATCTGCGCGACGCGACGGTCTACTACACGGTGCTCGGCGACGCCGCGGCGCAGGCCGGCACCGCGGCCGCGCTCGAGAGTGCCAAGGGCGTGCTGCGCAGCACCGTGGGTAAGGCCCTGGGTCTGCGGCATTCGCCGACCCTGACGTTCATCCACGACGACGTGCAGGATCAGGCGAAGCACATCGACGAGGTGCTGGAGCGGGCCCGCAACGCCGACGCCGAGGTGCAGCGGCTGGCGGCCGGCGCGACCTACGCGGGCGACGCGCAGCCCTACAAGCTCGACGACGACGATGACGAGGACGACGACGAGGTGGCCAACGACGCCCCGATCGAGGAGCGCTCGTGA